One segment of Etheostoma cragini isolate CJK2018 chromosome 23, CSU_Ecrag_1.0, whole genome shotgun sequence DNA contains the following:
- the dhx57 gene encoding putative ATP-dependent RNA helicase DHX57 isoform X2 yields the protein MNTRRRGGKPNRGGGRFNKSKGGGGGGGGGGGGGGGSKKAGAGSWDDGDDFSLEFGPSRPSRPGRGRGAGGRGGGAGGGRGRGGGRGGGRDVGRGRGGRDRDRDGRSDGKSSSGKALPRSLARTRTSPMSGDSIRPEMSTMPLQRIFMTNENQEQLKELLRNLQNQDFDEPYDVSGSDYSGGEEDEEEFDELDHRDEGQFWATNDEPVERAESPAYETESDNDRPTPEPVISLFAIGKLCRYGFDRERSKQALKSVGGEFGATLEQLLHQVFRERYGQKAISPDGLEGVPMDECLSQRQEEALALTAIYGERFGERIANTVWTVTLDLSFLSDMAAKNGRQVGSRGGGGAVNIRDVCRFYLKGQGCRFGDKCKFKHHLPTKVRSGAGSPDLEGPSQPGFSSYSSPEYELEVRFPKGNRYPFQAPIVAFSTNDESFGAAGRISLTERLFGEALAAAKSNEPVVYTLITLCEDKSTVKELLAVSHHKYSTPPPVLAPPPPSLAEAKSVRNNASEECRSSSTNSSNHTISRRAAPSTNQRPVDLKETEEAEELDEREDDDESESIPVETESYVNLRKRMVTKHNLKIDNLLKENGKLCREFKKKQSSGRFRSMLEQRKKLPAWQERENILDLLDQCQVLVVSGMTGCGKTTQIPQFILDASLNGPAEQVVNIICTQPRRISAISVAQRVAQERAECLGNSVGYQIRLKSVRTSATRLLYCTMGVLLRRLEGEADLKGITHVIVDEVHERTEESDFLLLVLKDLIMQRPDLKIILMSATLNAKLFSEYFYDCPTVHIPGRTFPVDQFFLEDAIDRTRYVIEDGSPYMRSGKQNLSSTSGRGREQRDMVDDLGDDMWNFMSLCKKDFVKDSIPDQQLSLQDLTVRYKDTKKSVLKTIAAMDLDKINMDLVETLLEWIVDGKHNYPPGAVLVFLPGLAEIKMLYEQLKSNRMFNNRGANRCEVYPLHSSLSNEEQQAVFSRPPEGVTKIIISTNIAETSVTIDDVVYVIDSGKMKEKRYDATKSMESLEDSWVSRANALQRKGRAGRVASGVCFHLFTSHCFQHQLAEQQLPEIQRVPLEQLCLRIKILDVFADRMLDSVFSRLIEPPAMGSLDAAKKRLRDLGALTADEKLTPLGYHLACLPVDVRIGKLMLFGAIFRCLDPALTIAASLAFKSPFVSPWDKREEANEKKLAFALASSDHLALLQAYKGWCCAAKNGHQAGFRYCRENFLSWRGLQEIASLKRQFAELLSDIGFIKEGLRARVIERMSSKGTDGVVEATGPEANLNSENIRLMSAMLCAALYPNVVQVRAPQGNYKMTSKGAMKMQPKANELRFMTKDDGCVHVHPSSVNYTVRHYTSPYLVYHEKVKTSRIFIRDCSMVSVYPLVLFGGGQVNMELHKGEFIISLDDGWIRFAAASHQVAELVKELRWELDQLLEDKIRSPSMDLCTCPRGSRIIHMIVQLISTQ from the exons ATGAATACAAGGAGAAGAGGTGGGAAGCCAAACAGAGGAGGGGGAAGGTTTAACAAGTCAAAaggtggtggggggggtggtggtggtggtggaggaggtggaggtggaagCAAGAAAGCCGGAGCTGGCAGCTGGGATGACGGTGATGATTTCAGCCTTGAATTTGGACCCTCTCGCCCCAGCAG ACCTGGCAGAGGACGGGGCGCCGGCGGCCGTGGTGGTGGTGCCGGCGGCGGCCGTGGCCGTGGTGGCGGCCGTGGTGGCGGTAGGGATGTAGGTCGAGGAAGGGGAGGTAGAGATCGAGACAGGGACGGCAGAAGCGATGGGAAAAGCAGCAGTGGCAAGGCTCTCCCTAGGTCCCTGGCAAGGACACGAACAAGCCCAATGTCGGGTGACAGCATCAGGCCGGAGATGAGCACCATGCCCTTGCAGAGGATCTTCATGACTAATGAGAACCAAGAACAACTCAAGGAGCTGCTGCGTAATCTGCAGAACCAGGACTTTGATGAGCCATATGA TGTATCTGGTTCCGATTATTCgggaggagaagaggatgaggaggaattTGATGAGTTGGACCACCGAGACGAAGGCCAGTTTTGGGCCACTAATGATGAGCCTGTAGAGAGGGCAGAGAGCCCAGCGTATGAGACAGAGTCTGATAATGACCGGCCCACCCCTGAACCTGTCATATCCCTGTTTGCTATAGGAAAACTCTGCAG GTATGGGTTTGACAGGGAGCGCAGCAAGCAAGCATTGAAGTCTGTTGGAGGGGAATTCGGGGCCACTTTGGAACAGCTCCTGCACCAGGTTTTCAGGGAGCGCTATGGCCAGAAAGCCATTTCTCCTGATGGCCTGGAAGGGGTGCCTATGGATGAGTGTTTGAGCCAGAGGCAGGAGGAAGCTCTGGCTCTAACTGCTATTTATGGTGAGCGCTTCGGTGAGCGCATTGCTAATACAGTCTGGACAGTAACCCTAGACCTCTCATTCCTCTCAGACATGGCTGCCAAGAATGGTAGGCAAGTCGGGAGTCGAGGTGGCGGAGGAGCAGTTAACATCCGAGATGTCTGCCGATTCTACTTGAAAGGACAGGGCTGCAGGTTTGGGGACAAATGCAAGTTTAAGCACCATCTCCCCACTAAAGTGAGATCTGGGGCTGGTTCCCCAGACCTGGAAGGCCCAAGCCAGCCTGGCTTTAGCAGCTATTCTTCCCCTGAGTATGAGCTCGAGGTCCGTTTCCCCAAAGGAAACCGTTACCCATTTCAGGCACCAATAGTCGCCTTCAGCACCAACGACGAGTCTTTCGGGGCGGCAGGGAGGATCAGCTTGACTGAAAGATTGTTTGGAGAAGCATTGGCCGCAGCAAAGAGCAACGAGCCTGTTGTTTACACCCTAATCACCTTATGTGAAGACAAATCTACCGTGAAGGAACTGCTGGCTGTTAGTCATCACAAATACAGCACGCCACCGCCTGTTTTAGCGcctcctccaccctctcttGCTGAGGCTAAGAGTGTGAGGAACAATGCTTCTGAGGAATGCAGGAGTAGTAGTACCAATAGTAGTAACCATACCATCAGCAGAAGGGCTGCTCCATCTACCAACCAGAGACCCGTAGATC TGAAAGAAACCGAAGAGGCAGAGGAGCTGGATGAGAGGGAGGACGACGATGAGAGTGAGTCTATTCCAGTTGAGACCGAAAGTTATGTCAATCTAAGGAAGAGAATGGTCACTAAACACAACCTGAAGATAGACAACCTACTGAAAGAAAATGGCAAGCTGTGTCGAGAGTTTAAGAAGAAACAG TCATCCGGGCGTTTCAGGTCCATGTTAGAGCAGAGGAAGAAACTGCCGGCTTggcaagaaagagaaaacatccTCGACCTGTTAGACCAGTGCCAGGTGCTGGTTGTCAGCGGGATGACAGG GTGCGGTAAGACCACGCAGATCCCTCAGTTCATTCTGGACGCCTCGTTAAATGGCCCAGCGGAGCAGGTGGTCAACATCATCTGTACCCAGCCACGCCGCATCTCTGCCATTTCTGTGGCCCAGAGAGTGGCACAGGAGCGGGCAGAGTGTCTGGGCAACTCCGTGGGCTACCAGATCCGTCTGAAGAGTGTTAGG ACGTCGGCCACCAGACTCCTCTACTGCACCATGGGTGTGTTACTTAGGAGACTGGAGGGCGAGGCAGACCTCAAAGGCATCACGCACGTCATTGTGGATGAGGTTCACGAGCGAACGGAGGAGAG TGACTTCCTGCTGTTAGTGTTAAAAGACCTGATTATGCAGAGGCCAGACCTGAAGATCATTCTAATGAGTGCCACACTTAATGCCAAACTCTTCTCTGAGTATTTCTACGACTGTCCCACTGTCCACATACCAG GTCGTACTTTTCCCGTTGACCAGTTTTTTCTTGAAGATGCCATCGACAGAACCCG GTATGTCATTGAGGATGGAAGCCCTTACATGCGCTCAGGGAAACAGAATTTGTCTTCCACAAGTGGACGAGGGAGAGAGCAAAGGGACATGGTGGACGACTTGGGTGATGACATGTGGAACTTCATGTCTCTCTGCAAGAAGGACTTTGTCAAAGACTCTATTCCAGACCAGCAGCTCAGCCTGCAGGATCTCACAGTCAGATACAAAG ATACTAAGAAGTCTGTGCTGAAGACTATTGCTGCAATGGACCTGGACAAGATCAACATGGACCTGGTGGAGACCCTGCTGGAATGGATTGTAGATGGAAAACATAACTACCCTCCAG GTGCGGTGCTTGTGTTTCTGCCAGGCCTGGCTGAGATCAAGATGCTCTACGAGCAGCTCAAGTCCAACAGAATGTTCAACAACCGGGGAGCAAACAG ATGTGAGGTGTACCCACTCCACTCATCCTTGTCCAATGAGGAGCAACAGGCAGTTTTCAGCCGGCCCCCAGAGGGTGTCACAAAGATTATCATCTCCACCAACATTGCTGAGACCTCTGTAACTATTGACGACGTGGTTTATGTCATCGACTCTGGCAAGATGAAGGAGAAAAG GTACGATGCGACCAAAAGCATGGAGAGCCTGGAGGACTCGTGGGTTTCTCGGGCCAACGCACTGCAGAGGAAGGGTCGAGCAGGTCGCGTTGCCTCGGGGGTCTGCTTCCACCTCTTCACCAGCCACTGCTTCCAACACCAGCTGGCGGAACAACAGCTGCCGGAGATCCAAAGAGTGCCTCTCGAGCAGCTCTGCCTCCG AATCAAGATCCTGGATGTGTTTGCAGATCGGATGCTTGATTCTGTGTTCTCTCGGCTCATCGAGCCCCCGGCTATGGGAAGCTTGGATGCGGCCAAGAAGCGCCTGCGGGACCTTGGAGCTCTAACCGCGGATGAGAAACTGACACCGCTGGGCTACCACCTGGCCTGCCTGCCCGTCGACGTGCGCATCGGGAAACTCATGCTGTTTGGTGCCATCTTTCGCTGCCTTGACCCAGCACTCACCATCGCTGCCAGTCTGGCCTTCAAGTCACCATTT GTGTCTCCATGGGATAAGCGGGAAGAAGCCAATGAGAAGAAGCTGGCCTTTGCCCTGGCCAGTAGTGACCATCTAGCTTTGTTACAGGCATACAAG GGATGGTGCTGTGCTGCAAAGAATGGCCACCAGGCCGGCTTTCGTTACTGCAGGGAGAACTTCCTGTCTTGGCGGGGCTTACAG GAGATCGCCAGTCTAAAGAGGCAGTTTGCTGAGCTGCTGTCTGACATTGGCTTCATCAAAGAGGGACTGAGGGCCAGGGTTATAGAGCGCATGTCATCCAAAGGCACTGATGGTGTTGTGGAGGCCACCGGCCCcgag GCTAACTTGAACTCCGAAAACATCCGGCTGATGTCCGCCATGCTTTGTGCTGCCCTCTATCCCAATGTGGTCCAG GTACGAGCTCCTCAGGGGAATTACAAGATGACCAGCAAAGGAGCGATGAAGATGCAGCCCAAAGCCAACGAGCTCCGCTTCATGACCAAGGACGATGGCTGCGTCCACGTGCACCCCTCCTCTGTCAACTACACA GTTCGCCACTACACTAGCCCCTACCTAGTTTACCACGAGAAGGTGAAGACAAGCCGCATCTTCATCAGGGACTGTAGCATGGTGTCCGTCTACCCGCTGGTGCTGTTTGGAGGCGGGCAGGTCAACATGGAGCTGCACAAAGGAGAGTTTATCATCTCCCTCGACGATGGATGGATCCGATTTGCTGCCGCTTCTCATCAG GTGGCGGAGCTGGTGAAAGAGCTGCGCTGGGAGCTGGACCAGCTGTTGGAGGACAAAATCAGGAGTCCAAGCATGGACCTGTGCACCTGTCCCCGTGGCTCCCGCATCATCCACATGATAGTCCAACTCATTTCTACACAGTAG
- the dhx57 gene encoding putative ATP-dependent RNA helicase DHX57 isoform X1 — protein MSGDSIRPEMSTMPLQRIFMTNENQEQLKELLRNLQNQDFDEPYDVSGSDYSGGEEDEEEFDELDHRDEGQFWATNDEPVERAESPAYETESDNDRPTPEPVISLFAIGKLCRYGFDRERSKQALKSVGGEFGATLEQLLHQVFRERYGQKAISPDGLEGVPMDECLSQRQEEALALTAIYGERFGERIANTVWTVTLDLSFLSDMAAKNGRQVGSRGGGGAVNIRDVCRFYLKGQGCRFGDKCKFKHHLPTKVRSGAGSPDLEGPSQPGFSSYSSPEYELEVRFPKGNRYPFQAPIVAFSTNDESFGAAGRISLTERLFGEALAAAKSNEPVVYTLITLCEDKSTVKELLAVSHHKYSTPPPVLAPPPPSLAEAKSVRNNASEECRSSSTNSSNHTISRRAAPSTNQRPVDLKETEEAEELDEREDDDESESIPVETESYVNLRKRMVTKHNLKIDNLLKENGKLCREFKKKQSSGRFRSMLEQRKKLPAWQERENILDLLDQCQVLVVSGMTGCGKTTQIPQFILDASLNGPAEQVVNIICTQPRRISAISVAQRVAQERAECLGNSVGYQIRLKSVRTSATRLLYCTMGVLLRRLEGEADLKGITHVIVDEVHERTEESDFLLLVLKDLIMQRPDLKIILMSATLNAKLFSEYFYDCPTVHIPGRTFPVDQFFLEDAIDRTRYVIEDGSPYMRSGKQNLSSTSGRGREQRDMVDDLGDDMWNFMSLCKKDFVKDSIPDQQLSLQDLTVRYKDTKKSVLKTIAAMDLDKINMDLVETLLEWIVDGKHNYPPGAVLVFLPGLAEIKMLYEQLKSNRMFNNRGANRCEVYPLHSSLSNEEQQAVFSRPPEGVTKIIISTNIAETSVTIDDVVYVIDSGKMKEKRYDATKSMESLEDSWVSRANALQRKGRAGRVASGVCFHLFTSHCFQHQLAEQQLPEIQRVPLEQLCLRIKILDVFADRMLDSVFSRLIEPPAMGSLDAAKKRLRDLGALTADEKLTPLGYHLACLPVDVRIGKLMLFGAIFRCLDPALTIAASLAFKSPFVSPWDKREEANEKKLAFALASSDHLALLQAYKGWCCAAKNGHQAGFRYCRENFLSWRGLQEIASLKRQFAELLSDIGFIKEGLRARVIERMSSKGTDGVVEATGPEANLNSENIRLMSAMLCAALYPNVVQVRAPQGNYKMTSKGAMKMQPKANELRFMTKDDGCVHVHPSSVNYTVRHYTSPYLVYHEKVKTSRIFIRDCSMVSVYPLVLFGGGQVNMELHKGEFIISLDDGWIRFAAASHQVAELVKELRWELDQLLEDKIRSPSMDLCTCPRGSRIIHMIVQLISTQ, from the exons ATGTCGGGTGACAGCATCAGGCCGGAGATGAGCACCATGCCCTTGCAGAGGATCTTCATGACTAATGAGAACCAAGAACAACTCAAGGAGCTGCTGCGTAATCTGCAGAACCAGGACTTTGATGAGCCATATGA TGTATCTGGTTCCGATTATTCgggaggagaagaggatgaggaggaattTGATGAGTTGGACCACCGAGACGAAGGCCAGTTTTGGGCCACTAATGATGAGCCTGTAGAGAGGGCAGAGAGCCCAGCGTATGAGACAGAGTCTGATAATGACCGGCCCACCCCTGAACCTGTCATATCCCTGTTTGCTATAGGAAAACTCTGCAG GTATGGGTTTGACAGGGAGCGCAGCAAGCAAGCATTGAAGTCTGTTGGAGGGGAATTCGGGGCCACTTTGGAACAGCTCCTGCACCAGGTTTTCAGGGAGCGCTATGGCCAGAAAGCCATTTCTCCTGATGGCCTGGAAGGGGTGCCTATGGATGAGTGTTTGAGCCAGAGGCAGGAGGAAGCTCTGGCTCTAACTGCTATTTATGGTGAGCGCTTCGGTGAGCGCATTGCTAATACAGTCTGGACAGTAACCCTAGACCTCTCATTCCTCTCAGACATGGCTGCCAAGAATGGTAGGCAAGTCGGGAGTCGAGGTGGCGGAGGAGCAGTTAACATCCGAGATGTCTGCCGATTCTACTTGAAAGGACAGGGCTGCAGGTTTGGGGACAAATGCAAGTTTAAGCACCATCTCCCCACTAAAGTGAGATCTGGGGCTGGTTCCCCAGACCTGGAAGGCCCAAGCCAGCCTGGCTTTAGCAGCTATTCTTCCCCTGAGTATGAGCTCGAGGTCCGTTTCCCCAAAGGAAACCGTTACCCATTTCAGGCACCAATAGTCGCCTTCAGCACCAACGACGAGTCTTTCGGGGCGGCAGGGAGGATCAGCTTGACTGAAAGATTGTTTGGAGAAGCATTGGCCGCAGCAAAGAGCAACGAGCCTGTTGTTTACACCCTAATCACCTTATGTGAAGACAAATCTACCGTGAAGGAACTGCTGGCTGTTAGTCATCACAAATACAGCACGCCACCGCCTGTTTTAGCGcctcctccaccctctcttGCTGAGGCTAAGAGTGTGAGGAACAATGCTTCTGAGGAATGCAGGAGTAGTAGTACCAATAGTAGTAACCATACCATCAGCAGAAGGGCTGCTCCATCTACCAACCAGAGACCCGTAGATC TGAAAGAAACCGAAGAGGCAGAGGAGCTGGATGAGAGGGAGGACGACGATGAGAGTGAGTCTATTCCAGTTGAGACCGAAAGTTATGTCAATCTAAGGAAGAGAATGGTCACTAAACACAACCTGAAGATAGACAACCTACTGAAAGAAAATGGCAAGCTGTGTCGAGAGTTTAAGAAGAAACAG TCATCCGGGCGTTTCAGGTCCATGTTAGAGCAGAGGAAGAAACTGCCGGCTTggcaagaaagagaaaacatccTCGACCTGTTAGACCAGTGCCAGGTGCTGGTTGTCAGCGGGATGACAGG GTGCGGTAAGACCACGCAGATCCCTCAGTTCATTCTGGACGCCTCGTTAAATGGCCCAGCGGAGCAGGTGGTCAACATCATCTGTACCCAGCCACGCCGCATCTCTGCCATTTCTGTGGCCCAGAGAGTGGCACAGGAGCGGGCAGAGTGTCTGGGCAACTCCGTGGGCTACCAGATCCGTCTGAAGAGTGTTAGG ACGTCGGCCACCAGACTCCTCTACTGCACCATGGGTGTGTTACTTAGGAGACTGGAGGGCGAGGCAGACCTCAAAGGCATCACGCACGTCATTGTGGATGAGGTTCACGAGCGAACGGAGGAGAG TGACTTCCTGCTGTTAGTGTTAAAAGACCTGATTATGCAGAGGCCAGACCTGAAGATCATTCTAATGAGTGCCACACTTAATGCCAAACTCTTCTCTGAGTATTTCTACGACTGTCCCACTGTCCACATACCAG GTCGTACTTTTCCCGTTGACCAGTTTTTTCTTGAAGATGCCATCGACAGAACCCG GTATGTCATTGAGGATGGAAGCCCTTACATGCGCTCAGGGAAACAGAATTTGTCTTCCACAAGTGGACGAGGGAGAGAGCAAAGGGACATGGTGGACGACTTGGGTGATGACATGTGGAACTTCATGTCTCTCTGCAAGAAGGACTTTGTCAAAGACTCTATTCCAGACCAGCAGCTCAGCCTGCAGGATCTCACAGTCAGATACAAAG ATACTAAGAAGTCTGTGCTGAAGACTATTGCTGCAATGGACCTGGACAAGATCAACATGGACCTGGTGGAGACCCTGCTGGAATGGATTGTAGATGGAAAACATAACTACCCTCCAG GTGCGGTGCTTGTGTTTCTGCCAGGCCTGGCTGAGATCAAGATGCTCTACGAGCAGCTCAAGTCCAACAGAATGTTCAACAACCGGGGAGCAAACAG ATGTGAGGTGTACCCACTCCACTCATCCTTGTCCAATGAGGAGCAACAGGCAGTTTTCAGCCGGCCCCCAGAGGGTGTCACAAAGATTATCATCTCCACCAACATTGCTGAGACCTCTGTAACTATTGACGACGTGGTTTATGTCATCGACTCTGGCAAGATGAAGGAGAAAAG GTACGATGCGACCAAAAGCATGGAGAGCCTGGAGGACTCGTGGGTTTCTCGGGCCAACGCACTGCAGAGGAAGGGTCGAGCAGGTCGCGTTGCCTCGGGGGTCTGCTTCCACCTCTTCACCAGCCACTGCTTCCAACACCAGCTGGCGGAACAACAGCTGCCGGAGATCCAAAGAGTGCCTCTCGAGCAGCTCTGCCTCCG AATCAAGATCCTGGATGTGTTTGCAGATCGGATGCTTGATTCTGTGTTCTCTCGGCTCATCGAGCCCCCGGCTATGGGAAGCTTGGATGCGGCCAAGAAGCGCCTGCGGGACCTTGGAGCTCTAACCGCGGATGAGAAACTGACACCGCTGGGCTACCACCTGGCCTGCCTGCCCGTCGACGTGCGCATCGGGAAACTCATGCTGTTTGGTGCCATCTTTCGCTGCCTTGACCCAGCACTCACCATCGCTGCCAGTCTGGCCTTCAAGTCACCATTT GTGTCTCCATGGGATAAGCGGGAAGAAGCCAATGAGAAGAAGCTGGCCTTTGCCCTGGCCAGTAGTGACCATCTAGCTTTGTTACAGGCATACAAG GGATGGTGCTGTGCTGCAAAGAATGGCCACCAGGCCGGCTTTCGTTACTGCAGGGAGAACTTCCTGTCTTGGCGGGGCTTACAG GAGATCGCCAGTCTAAAGAGGCAGTTTGCTGAGCTGCTGTCTGACATTGGCTTCATCAAAGAGGGACTGAGGGCCAGGGTTATAGAGCGCATGTCATCCAAAGGCACTGATGGTGTTGTGGAGGCCACCGGCCCcgag GCTAACTTGAACTCCGAAAACATCCGGCTGATGTCCGCCATGCTTTGTGCTGCCCTCTATCCCAATGTGGTCCAG GTACGAGCTCCTCAGGGGAATTACAAGATGACCAGCAAAGGAGCGATGAAGATGCAGCCCAAAGCCAACGAGCTCCGCTTCATGACCAAGGACGATGGCTGCGTCCACGTGCACCCCTCCTCTGTCAACTACACA GTTCGCCACTACACTAGCCCCTACCTAGTTTACCACGAGAAGGTGAAGACAAGCCGCATCTTCATCAGGGACTGTAGCATGGTGTCCGTCTACCCGCTGGTGCTGTTTGGAGGCGGGCAGGTCAACATGGAGCTGCACAAAGGAGAGTTTATCATCTCCCTCGACGATGGATGGATCCGATTTGCTGCCGCTTCTCATCAG GTGGCGGAGCTGGTGAAAGAGCTGCGCTGGGAGCTGGACCAGCTGTTGGAGGACAAAATCAGGAGTCCAAGCATGGACCTGTGCACCTGTCCCCGTGGCTCCCGCATCATCCACATGATAGTCCAACTCATTTCTACACAGTAG
- the morn2 gene encoding MORN repeat-containing protein 2 isoform X1: MSDNNESNYLKAQGEGPIKVSHIFPNGDRYEGECSRAASGVMMRSGTGKHTSAGGTIYTGEWLEDKMHGQGTLQHPSGALYEGEFKDNMYHGMGTYTFPDGCNYKGHFHKNRLEGDGTFTDTQGLVWMGEFHGKAALGLRMQHNI; this comes from the exons ATGTCTG ACAATAACGAAAGTAATTATTTAAAAGCTCAAG GGGAAGGACCTATAAAGGTATCCCACATTTTCCCGAATGGTGACAGATATG AGGGGGAGTGCAGCAGGGCTGCATCAGGGGTGATGATGAGGAGCGGTACTGGTAAACACACCTCAGCAGGTGGCACCATATATACTGGAGAATGGCTCGAAGACaaa atgcatggCCAAGGGACCTTGCAGCATCCCTCTGGAGCACTCTATGAAGGAGAATTTAAAGACAACATGTACCATGGCATGGGAACATATACCTTCCCAGATGGCTGTAATTACAAAGGTCACTTTCACAAGAACAG GTTGGAAGGAGACGGGACATTCACTGACACACAGGGACTGGTATGGATGGGCGAGTTCCATGGCAAAGCAGCGCTGGGCCTGAGAATGCAGCACAACATTTAA
- the morn2 gene encoding MORN repeat-containing protein 2 isoform X2, giving the protein MSDNNESNYLKAQEGECSRAASGVMMRSGTGKHTSAGGTIYTGEWLEDKMHGQGTLQHPSGALYEGEFKDNMYHGMGTYTFPDGCNYKGHFHKNRLEGDGTFTDTQGLVWMGEFHGKAALGLRMQHNI; this is encoded by the exons ATGTCTG ACAATAACGAAAGTAATTATTTAAAAGCTCAAG AGGGGGAGTGCAGCAGGGCTGCATCAGGGGTGATGATGAGGAGCGGTACTGGTAAACACACCTCAGCAGGTGGCACCATATATACTGGAGAATGGCTCGAAGACaaa atgcatggCCAAGGGACCTTGCAGCATCCCTCTGGAGCACTCTATGAAGGAGAATTTAAAGACAACATGTACCATGGCATGGGAACATATACCTTCCCAGATGGCTGTAATTACAAAGGTCACTTTCACAAGAACAG GTTGGAAGGAGACGGGACATTCACTGACACACAGGGACTGGTATGGATGGGCGAGTTCCATGGCAAAGCAGCGCTGGGCCTGAGAATGCAGCACAACATTTAA